A region of Streptomyces sp. NBC_01788 DNA encodes the following proteins:
- a CDS encoding DUF190 domain-containing protein — protein MTRLTGSALRVTVFIGENDTWHHRPLYSEIVHRAHAAGLAGASVFRGVEGFGANSLIHTSRLLSLSEDLPVAVVIVDTEERLRAFLPQLDELVAQGLVILDDCEVIRYVARAAGLGAADVEGGKPS, from the coding sequence ATGACCAGGCTCACCGGCAGCGCGCTGCGCGTGACCGTCTTCATCGGAGAGAACGACACCTGGCACCACCGACCCCTGTACTCGGAGATCGTCCACCGGGCCCATGCGGCGGGCCTCGCGGGCGCCAGCGTCTTCCGCGGTGTGGAGGGGTTCGGCGCGAACTCCCTGATCCACACCTCCCGGCTGCTGTCGTTGAGCGAGGACCTGCCGGTGGCGGTGGTGATCGTGGACACCGAGGAGCGGTTGCGGGCGTTCCTTCCGCAACTGGACGAACTGGTCGCCCAGGGGCTGGTGATACTCGACGACTGCGAGGTCATCCGGTACGTCGCCCGCGCGGCCGGACTCGGCGCCGCGGACGTCGAGGGCGGGAAGCCCTCGTGA
- the crcB gene encoding fluoride efflux transporter CrcB, with translation MTVPDEENLRERNGPTRWRAWREQAQVVAVVALGGALGATARYTVSQWLPTPAGGFPWAIFWINASGCAVIGVFMVVITDVWAAHRLVRPFFGTGVLGGFTTFSTYTVDIQRLVDSGHARTGLAYLAATPCAALAAVWLAMTAARRVLKWRQP, from the coding sequence ATGACTGTTCCGGACGAAGAGAACCTTCGGGAGCGGAACGGCCCCACGCGGTGGCGAGCCTGGCGGGAGCAGGCGCAGGTGGTCGCCGTGGTGGCACTGGGCGGCGCGCTCGGGGCCACCGCCCGGTACACCGTCTCGCAGTGGCTGCCGACTCCGGCCGGCGGCTTCCCCTGGGCGATCTTCTGGATCAACGCCTCCGGCTGCGCGGTGATCGGCGTCTTCATGGTGGTCATCACCGATGTATGGGCCGCCCACAGGCTGGTCCGCCCCTTCTTCGGCACCGGCGTGCTCGGCGGCTTCACCACCTTCTCCACCTACACCGTCGACATCCAGCGACTGGTGGACTCCGGCCACGCCCGTACCGGGCTGGCGTACCTCGCCGCGACCCCGTGCGCGGCGCTCGCTGCGGTGTGGCTGGCCATGACGGCGGCCCGCCGTGTTCTGAAGTGGAGGCAGCCATGA
- a CDS encoding VOC family protein, with translation MTAGLKTIIYPVKDLDRAKALFSALLEVEPYADAPYYVGFKDAGQDVGLDPNGHAKGMTGPVPYWHVDDIRARLAALVAAGAEVLQDVQDVGGGRLIASARDADGNLIGLLQDA, from the coding sequence ATGACCGCGGGCCTGAAGACGATCATCTACCCCGTGAAGGACCTCGACCGGGCGAAGGCCCTGTTCAGCGCGCTGCTGGAGGTCGAGCCGTACGCCGACGCGCCCTACTACGTCGGGTTCAAGGACGCCGGGCAGGACGTGGGGCTCGACCCGAACGGGCACGCCAAGGGAATGACCGGACCGGTGCCGTACTGGCACGTCGACGACATCAGGGCCCGGCTGGCGGCGCTGGTGGCCGCGGGCGCCGAGGTGCTCCAGGACGTGCAGGACGTGGGCGGCGGCCGGCTGATCGCCTCGGCGAGGGACGCCGACGGCAACCTCATCGGCCTTCTCCAGGACGCCTGA
- a CDS encoding SseB family protein, which translates to MQTPANDNTPTPAQQALDVLAENAEDTVALETLASSDVLVPVPDDASEEDATNPTAVALPVLEQPGGAPVVPVFTSELEMSDLLPFVSRYRLVPLGALASQWPADDLSLTIDANSPHGLTLTSEGVRSLLARPYG; encoded by the coding sequence CGACGCCCGCCCAGCAAGCGCTGGACGTGCTTGCCGAGAACGCCGAGGACACGGTGGCACTGGAGACGCTCGCGAGCAGCGACGTACTGGTCCCCGTGCCCGACGACGCGAGCGAGGAGGACGCCACCAATCCCACGGCGGTGGCCCTGCCCGTTCTCGAACAGCCGGGCGGGGCGCCGGTGGTGCCGGTGTTCACCTCCGAACTGGAGATGTCCGACCTGCTGCCCTTCGTCTCCCGCTACCGCCTGGTGCCGCTCGGCGCGCTCGCGTCCCAGTGGCCGGCCGACGACCTGTCGCTGACCATAGACGCCAATTCGCCGCACGGTCTGACGCTCACCTCGGAGGGAGTCCGCAGCCTGCTGGCCCGGCCCTACGGCTGA